A stretch of the Campylobacter sp. 19-13652 genome encodes the following:
- the infC gene encoding translation initiation factor IF-3 produces MSREKDVFLNDEIRAVEVRCVGDDGASYGVISRDEALEIANRMGLDLVLIAPDAKPPVCKIMDYGKYRYQQEKKQKEAKKKQKTIEIKEIKLGVKIAQNDINYKVKHAREFLESGKHVKFRVFLKGREMSSPEAGVVLLNRIWESVSDIADRDKEPLLEGRYVNMLVVPKK; encoded by the coding sequence TTGAGTAGGGAAAAAGACGTTTTTTTAAACGATGAGATAAGGGCGGTTGAGGTCAGATGTGTGGGCGATGACGGGGCAAGTTATGGCGTGATAAGCCGTGATGAAGCCCTAGAAATCGCTAATCGTATGGGGCTAGATCTCGTGCTAATCGCCCCTGACGCCAAGCCTCCAGTGTGCAAGATAATGGACTATGGCAAGTACCGCTATCAGCAGGAGAAAAAGCAAAAAGAGGCTAAGAAAAAGCAAAAAACCATCGAGATAAAAGAGATAAAGCTGGGCGTAAAAATCGCGCAAAACGACATAAATTACAAGGTCAAGCACGCTAGGGAGTTTTTAGAGTCTGGCAAGCACGTGAAATTTAGAGTTTTCTTAAAAGGGCGTGAGATGAGCTCGCCTGAAGCTGGCGTCGTGCTGCTAAACCGCATATGGGAGAGCGTGAGCGACATAGCCGATAGGGACAAAGAGCCACTACTTGAGGGTCGATACGTCAATATGCTCGTCGTGCCTAAAAAATAA
- a CDS encoding thiamine-phosphate kinase, with translation MDFESHVIAGFKNKFIGDDGAVLGQWVASKDLFCENTHFKRGWLSPKAIAYKSMIVNISDAIAMNARPKYVLLGLGLDRADVELVDGLRAGFKQACDEFGCEIVGGDTIKSSELNISISVLSRLENGAKALRRTGLKAGDLIAHTGELGSSLAGLKALLNGGKARSKSRFVRPVLRGDFIYKAARFLRCGMDISDGLSRDLGRLCAINRLGFKFKKAKSKQELSSGEEYEMLVAFSPRHLHKIARLAQKSRTKLSVFGIAKRGKYRHWGKGEHF, from the coding sequence TTGGACTTTGAAAGCCACGTCATAGCAGGGTTTAAGAATAAATTTATAGGCGATGATGGGGCGGTGCTTGGGCAGTGGGTGGCTAGCAAAGATCTTTTTTGCGAAAATACGCACTTTAAGCGTGGCTGGCTAAGCCCTAAAGCCATAGCATATAAGTCGATGATAGTAAATATCTCAGACGCCATCGCCATGAATGCACGCCCAAAATACGTGCTTTTAGGGCTTGGGCTGGATAGGGCTGATGTGGAGCTTGTGGATGGATTAAGGGCTGGCTTTAAGCAAGCTTGCGATGAATTTGGCTGCGAGATTGTAGGCGGAGATACGATAAAATCAAGCGAGCTAAACATTAGCATTAGTGTGCTTTCAAGATTAGAAAATGGCGCTAAAGCCCTGCGTAGAACGGGGCTAAAGGCTGGCGATCTGATAGCTCACACTGGCGAGCTTGGCTCTAGCCTAGCCGGACTAAAAGCCCTGCTAAATGGCGGAAAAGCTAGGAGCAAAAGCCGCTTCGTGCGTCCTGTTTTGCGTGGAGATTTTATCTACAAGGCAGCTAGATTTTTGCGCTGCGGTATGGATATTAGCGATGGGCTTAGCAGGGATTTAGGCAGGCTTTGCGCCATAAATCGGCTTGGGTTTAAATTTAAAAAAGCCAAAAGCAAGCAAGAGCTAAGTAGTGGCGAAGAGTATGAGATGCTAGTCGCCTTTAGCCCACGCCACCTCCATAAAATCGCCCGCCTAGCGCAAAAAAGCAGAACAAAGCTTAGCGTATTTGGCATCGCGAAAAGGGGCAAATACCGCCACTGGGGCAAAGGCGAGCATTTTTAA
- a CDS encoding YeeE/YedE family protein, whose translation MPTSFIIGLSLGFVFQRSQFCFYSGFSALFRGEFKFITALLAAIFIQSIAIFTLADFRLLAVPSSDFSALSVVLGAAIFGFGMALAKTCASGAFFRIGEGSLAALITAIFFILGVIASTSGLIFSLLKPLFKHAQISGNLSDILGVSPWVLVGVLGISLAFSLWLTRVEFERARWDKFKLSHLRYYALPLLAGGVVVGVLAVWAWLDSFSVGRYFGFSFSLPSANLLEFVLTAQHRYLNWGSLFVLGVPIGAFISARLSGEFCLHAGESGELWQRIVGGLAMGVGAGLAGGCNVANALIAPAYFGTAAIMATPITIIAFYFSKRIFKI comes from the coding sequence ATGCCGACTTCATTTATTATTGGGCTGAGCCTTGGCTTTGTTTTTCAGCGTTCTCAGTTTTGTTTTTATTCTGGTTTTAGCGCACTTTTTAGGGGCGAGTTTAAATTTATCACAGCACTTTTAGCCGCCATTTTCATTCAATCAATTGCGATTTTTACCCTAGCAGATTTTAGGCTCTTAGCCGTGCCTAGCAGCGATTTTTCAGCGCTTAGCGTGGTGCTTGGGGCGGCGATTTTTGGCTTTGGTATGGCACTGGCTAAAACCTGCGCAAGCGGGGCGTTTTTTCGCATTGGCGAGGGGAGTTTGGCGGCTTTAATCACTGCTATATTTTTTATTCTTGGTGTCATTGCTTCAACATCTGGACTTATTTTTAGCCTGCTTAAGCCGCTTTTTAAGCACGCCCAAATAAGCGGCAATCTAAGCGATATTTTGGGTGTTTCGCCTTGGGTTTTGGTGGGCGTTTTGGGGATTAGTCTAGCTTTTTCGCTCTGGCTTACTAGGGTCGAGTTTGAGCGAGCAAGATGGGATAAATTTAAGCTTTCTCACCTGCGTTATTACGCCCTGCCGCTGCTAGCTGGTGGCGTTGTGGTAGGCGTTTTGGCGGTGTGGGCGTGGCTTGATAGCTTTAGTGTGGGGCGATATTTTGGCTTTAGCTTTTCGCTGCCCTCGGCTAATTTGCTTGAGTTTGTGCTCACCGCCCAGCACCGCTATTTAAACTGGGGCAGCCTTTTTGTGCTGGGCGTGCCGATTGGAGCGTTTATCTCGGCACGGCTTAGTGGGGAGTTTTGCCTGCACGCTGGCGAGAGTGGTGAGCTTTGGCAGCGGATTGTCGGTGGGCTTGCGATGGGCGTTGGGGCTGGGCTTGCTGGAGGGTGCAATGTGGCAAATGCGCTAATCGCACCGGCGTATTTTGGGACGGCGGCAATTATGGCTACACCAATAACCATAATTGCCTTTTACTTTTCAAAAAGAATTTTTAAAATTTAA
- a CDS encoding epoxyqueuosine reductase QueH translates to MLVHICCSVDSHYFLQRLRQELPDEPLVGYFYDPNIHPYSEYMLRYLDVRRSCEKLGVELILGEYDYEAWLAGTKGLENEPEKGARCAYCFDFRVGNSAKIAQEMGHTSITTTLLMSPKKDFAQLKSALDKAVAGTSIKPYAVDFRTGGGTNEQFAMAKREQLYHQNYCGCIFALSKQRQAQKLPAVELASELYGRTLPGSIEARLELYERVRELEGQGERFRLSRRSFLNYRLLRGLVRRDGTSVPSYFMLYSNFKRHFMKLGLKSEQIYDGASEVLANGVIFLSLNKFNALLGREYADVMGLCKAPPSVDDELALRRKIAGEYSLNPIIILPSLIPAKHEIVAYSELYEDSCEVLGLV, encoded by the coding sequence TTGCTTGTACATATCTGTTGTAGCGTTGATAGCCATTATTTTTTACAGCGACTTAGGCAGGAGCTACCTGATGAGCCGCTTGTGGGCTATTTTTACGACCCAAACATCCATCCATACAGCGAGTATATGCTACGTTATCTTGACGTGCGGCGAAGCTGCGAGAAGCTGGGTGTGGAGCTTATTTTGGGCGAGTATGATTATGAGGCGTGGCTGGCTGGTACAAAGGGGCTAGAAAATGAGCCTGAAAAGGGGGCTAGGTGCGCTTACTGCTTTGATTTTCGTGTGGGAAATAGCGCTAAAATCGCCCAAGAAATGGGACATACAAGCATCACGACCACGCTTTTAATGAGTCCTAAAAAGGACTTTGCGCAGCTTAAATCCGCCCTGGATAAAGCGGTGGCTGGCACGTCCATAAAGCCCTATGCGGTGGATTTTCGCACTGGTGGCGGGACGAATGAGCAGTTTGCTATGGCAAAGCGTGAGCAGCTCTATCATCAAAATTATTGCGGCTGCATTTTTGCTCTAAGCAAGCAACGTCAGGCTCAGAAACTGCCAGCCGTTGAGCTAGCTAGCGAGCTTTATGGGCGTACTCTGCCTGGAAGCATTGAGGCTAGGCTTGAGCTTTATGAGCGGGTGAGAGAGCTTGAGGGGCAGGGTGAGCGTTTTAGGCTAAGCCGCAGGAGCTTTTTAAACTACCGCCTGCTTAGGGGGCTGGTGCGACGTGATGGGACTAGCGTGCCTAGCTATTTTATGCTTTATTCAAATTTTAAACGTCATTTTATGAAGCTTGGCCTAAAAAGCGAGCAAATTTATGACGGTGCTAGTGAGGTACTGGCAAATGGCGTGATATTTTTAAGCCTTAATAAATTTAACGCACTTTTAGGGCGAGAGTATGCCGATGTGATGGGGCTTTGCAAGGCACCGCCTAGCGTGGATGACGAGCTTGCTTTGCGACGAAAAATAGCAGGCGAATACAGCCTAAATCCGATAATCATCCTGCCAAGCCTAATCCCAGCAAAGCATGAGATCGTCGCTTATAGCGAGCTTTATGAGGATAGCTGTGAGGTGCTAGGGCTCGTTTAG
- a CDS encoding nuclear transport factor 2 family protein → MQNLNEKIALKELVDTFSILADELKISEQMRLFTPKASVTTYIGGELFAKACGRAEIEKVFSNFLSNFSKAYHLNGQFVVSVSGESATARHYCQVTLLGKDGKLMVYGVRYLDEYVKSSQGWQIASRVAEFMISDERQAFNP, encoded by the coding sequence ATGCAAAATCTAAATGAGAAAATAGCCCTAAAAGAGCTAGTCGATACCTTTTCAATCCTAGCCGATGAGCTAAAAATCAGCGAGCAGATGAGGCTCTTTACTCCCAAAGCCAGCGTAACCACATACATAGGCGGCGAGCTTTTTGCCAAAGCTTGTGGCAGGGCTGAGATAGAAAAGGTCTTTAGCAATTTTTTATCAAATTTTAGCAAGGCCTACCACCTAAACGGACAATTTGTCGTTAGTGTTAGCGGCGAGTCTGCCACAGCTAGGCACTACTGCCAAGTTACACTTTTAGGCAAGGACGGCAAGCTTATGGTTTATGGCGTAAGATACCTTGATGAGTATGTAAAATCAAGCCAGGGCTGGCAGATAGCAAGCAGAGTGGCTGAGTTTATGATAAGCGATGAAAGGCAGGCGTTTAATCCTTGA
- the surE gene encoding 5'/3'-nucleotidase SurE — protein sequence MKILLTNDDGFDAAGLAAARTTLIQLGHEVLTIAPARQKSACAHSLTLSLPLVFKPVSESFYALDDGTPSDCVYLGLFEFYKDFKPDLVISGINHGSNLGEDITYSGTCAAAMEGALQGIKSVAFSQYYVGDSLSGLGFELACEVVKSVVKSVQNGAIKWGEREFLNVNIPAVSLSEFKGFRAVRAGKRRYDTRASVGVNPRGVRYFWLGEADISYEAGLGSDLDAINAGFASLTPVKMDMTSYESLEGLRGICE from the coding sequence TTGAAAATACTTCTAACAAACGACGACGGATTTGACGCAGCTGGGCTAGCAGCGGCTAGGACGACGCTAATCCAGCTTGGGCATGAGGTGCTAACAATCGCCCCAGCTAGGCAAAAATCAGCCTGTGCGCACTCTTTGACGCTTTCTTTGCCGCTGGTTTTTAAGCCAGTCAGCGAGAGCTTTTATGCCCTAGATGACGGCACGCCAAGCGACTGCGTATATCTTGGGCTGTTTGAGTTTTATAAAGACTTTAAGCCCGATTTAGTCATCTCAGGCATAAATCACGGCTCAAACTTAGGCGAGGACATCACCTACTCAGGCACGTGCGCAGCGGCTATGGAGGGGGCTTTGCAGGGCATAAAAAGCGTGGCGTTTTCGCAGTATTACGTGGGGGATAGCCTGAGTGGGCTTGGCTTTGAGCTAGCTTGCGAAGTGGTAAAAAGCGTGGTAAAAAGCGTGCAAAATGGGGCAATAAAATGGGGCGAGAGGGAGTTTTTAAACGTCAATATCCCAGCCGTTAGCCTGAGTGAATTTAAAGGCTTTCGCGCGGTGCGAGCGGGCAAGCGGCGGTATGATACTAGGGCTAGCGTGGGGGTAAATCCCCGCGGCGTGCGGTATTTTTGGCTGGGTGAAGCGGACATTAGCTACGAAGCGGGGCTTGGTAGCGACCTAGACGCCATAAATGCGGGCTTTGCGAGCCTAACGCCAGTAAAAATGGATATGACTAGCTATGAGAGTTTGGAGGGATTAAGGGGGATTTGTGAGTGA
- a CDS encoding sodium:alanine symporter family protein: MGELINNITQSVTAINSFIWGPYFLILLLCGAGLFFTFRLGFVQIFKFKDAASRLFGNFSLHGKSAGKSGMSSFQAVATAIAAQVGTGNLVGATTALVMGGPGAIFWMWVAAFLGMATNFAEICLAQLYRSKDDSGHIIGGPAFYIRRGVGGRFGKWLAGFFSIALILALGFMGNMVQANSISGGFATAFDVPSWAVGLVLAAICSFVFIGGIKAIARVAEKIVPAMAILYILVGLAIIAFNLNQIPHIIYLIINSAFNPLAAWGGAAGVGIATAMRYGVARGLFSNEAGMGSTPHAHAAAIVRHPVEQGELGIMSVFVDTFIVLNITVFVVLSSGVIDLESGKTAFSGIALVQEAFSTHIFGHSSGYVFIAVCLFFFAFTTIVGWYYFAEINVRYLLGARWIRALQVGVVACIFLGSTQKVELVWELADLFNGFMVVPNLIAILILSPVVVRLLKDYSANKPYNAKDYIKG; the protein is encoded by the coding sequence ATGGGCGAGCTTATTAATAACATAACGCAGAGTGTAACCGCAATAAATAGCTTTATTTGGGGGCCTTATTTTCTCATTTTATTACTTTGTGGAGCTGGGCTGTTTTTTACTTTTAGACTTGGATTTGTCCAAATTTTTAAATTTAAAGACGCAGCTAGCAGGCTTTTTGGCAACTTCAGCCTGCACGGCAAATCCGCTGGCAAAAGCGGTATGAGCTCCTTTCAGGCCGTAGCCACCGCCATAGCCGCACAAGTAGGCACAGGAAACCTAGTCGGAGCGACGACGGCTTTAGTTATGGGTGGCCCTGGAGCGATATTTTGGATGTGGGTGGCGGCGTTTTTGGGTATGGCAACAAATTTCGCCGAGATCTGCCTAGCCCAGCTATACCGCAGCAAAGACGATAGCGGGCATATCATAGGAGGTCCTGCCTTTTACATTAGGCGTGGCGTGGGCGGACGCTTTGGCAAGTGGCTGGCTGGATTTTTCTCTATCGCACTTATTTTGGCACTTGGGTTTATGGGAAATATGGTGCAGGCAAACTCCATAAGCGGCGGCTTTGCCACGGCCTTTGACGTGCCTAGCTGGGCAGTGGGGCTAGTACTTGCGGCGATTTGTTCTTTTGTATTTATAGGCGGGATAAAAGCAATCGCAAGGGTAGCTGAAAAAATCGTCCCAGCCATGGCGATACTTTACATACTCGTGGGGCTAGCCATAATCGCCTTTAACCTAAATCAAATCCCCCATATAATCTACCTAATCATAAACTCAGCCTTTAACCCACTCGCCGCTTGGGGTGGGGCAGCTGGGGTCGGTATAGCCACGGCGATGAGATACGGCGTCGCAAGGGGGCTGTTTTCTAACGAAGCTGGCATGGGCAGCACCCCACACGCCCACGCAGCTGCGATAGTCCGCCACCCAGTCGAACAGGGCGAACTAGGCATCATGAGCGTCTTTGTCGATACCTTTATAGTGCTAAATATCACCGTCTTTGTCGTGCTTAGCTCAGGAGTTATCGATTTAGAAAGTGGCAAAACAGCCTTTAGTGGCATAGCTCTAGTACAAGAAGCCTTTAGCACGCATATTTTCGGACATAGCAGCGGATATGTCTTTATTGCAGTGTGCCTATTTTTCTTTGCTTTTACTACCATTGTGGGGTGGTATTATTTTGCGGAGATAAACGTCCGCTACCTGCTTGGAGCACGCTGGATAAGGGCCTTACAAGTGGGCGTGGTGGCTTGTATATTTTTAGGTAGCACGCAAAAAGTCGAGCTAGTTTGGGAGCTGGCCGATCTTTTTAATGGCTTCATGGTTGTACCAAATTTAATCGCCATACTAATCCTAAGCCCCGTCGTAGTCAGGCTTTTAAAAGACTATAGCGCCAACAAACCCTATAATGCCAAAGACTATATAAAGGGCTAG
- a CDS encoding rhodanese-like domain-containing protein, with protein sequence MKKSLLSALTAALILAACSQSDGVKSITTAELASHLNDPAYVIIDARDDSLFNGFKENGAKRGGHVAGAVQFSSTWLGRIDDDKFISFAAAKGITKDKTLIIYDTDPDALARVAAEFKARGYKVASYDKFIEYANDESLPMQSYANYELAVSAKWLKARLDEPNPPKIYEVSWGSVEKSAAYLSHIVEAYHFDTDLIEADPVWNLRPLNEIRANLASIGIAADTPVVLYSANQLAALRVLFALKYAGVKDVRFLNGSIYAWQELGYPVETKVNTPAPLPSFGEAAANLNINVSMPDDVIKMQKSVGLKLVSNRSWDEYVGKISGYDYIPGKGEPAGAIWGFAGSDSSNVADYYDPDDTLRNPDEIFALWQSQGINSDDYVAFYCGTGWRASVSWFMTELAGWKHAYVYDGGWNAWQMHSRYPVQLGAPNGASKPDSGNDYGKVYKAGGSCRG encoded by the coding sequence ATGAAAAAATCTTTACTCTCGGCACTCACTGCCGCTTTAATTCTCGCCGCTTGCTCTCAAAGCGACGGCGTCAAATCCATCACCACAGCAGAGCTAGCCAGCCACCTAAATGATCCAGCCTACGTCATAATCGACGCAAGGGATGATAGCCTATTTAACGGCTTTAAGGAAAATGGCGCAAAGCGTGGCGGACACGTGGCTGGGGCGGTGCAGTTTTCTAGCACGTGGCTGGGGCGGATAGATGATGATAAATTTATCAGTTTTGCCGCAGCAAAGGGAATTACAAAGGACAAAACGCTCATCATCTACGACACCGACCCTGACGCACTAGCTAGGGTGGCAGCGGAGTTTAAGGCACGTGGGTATAAGGTGGCTAGCTATGATAAATTTATTGAGTATGCAAACGATGAGAGCCTGCCTATGCAAAGCTATGCAAACTACGAGCTAGCCGTTTCTGCAAAGTGGCTAAAGGCAAGGCTAGACGAGCCAAATCCGCCAAAAATCTACGAAGTCAGCTGGGGCAGCGTGGAAAAGTCCGCCGCCTACCTTAGCCACATCGTGGAGGCGTATCATTTTGATACCGATTTAATCGAAGCTGACCCCGTGTGGAACCTGCGTCCGCTTAATGAGATACGTGCAAATCTCGCCAGCATAGGCATAGCCGCCGATACGCCAGTAGTGCTATATTCGGCCAATCAGCTAGCCGCACTTAGGGTGCTTTTTGCCCTAAAATACGCAGGCGTAAAGGACGTGCGGTTTTTAAACGGCTCGATATATGCGTGGCAGGAGCTGGGCTATCCAGTCGAGACGAAGGTAAATACCCCAGCCCCGCTGCCTAGCTTTGGCGAAGCGGCGGCGAATTTAAATATTAACGTAAGTATGCCCGATGACGTGATAAAAATGCAAAAAAGCGTGGGGCTAAAGCTAGTAAGCAACCGTAGCTGGGACGAGTATGTGGGCAAGATAAGCGGCTATGACTACATCCCAGGCAAGGGCGAGCCAGCTGGGGCGATATGGGGCTTTGCGGGTAGTGATAGCTCGAATGTGGCGGATTATTACGACCCTGATGACACGCTTAGAAACCCAGATGAGATTTTCGCCCTGTGGCAGTCTCAGGGGATAAATAGCGATGATTACGTGGCGTTTTACTGCGGCACTGGCTGGCGGGCTAGCGTGAGCTGGTTTATGACCGAGCTTGCAGGCTGGAAGCACGCCTACGTATATGACGGCGGCTGGAATGCGTGGCAGATGCATAGCCGCTACCCAGTGCAGCTAGGCGCACCAAATGGGGCAAGCAAGCCTGATAGTGGCAATGACTATGGTAAGGTGTATAAGGCTGGAGGCAGCTGCAGGGGGTAG
- a CDS encoding ThiF family adenylyltransferase — MKNETDRYTRVRWLLGDEWERLQNARVLVLGAGGVGGVCADALARSGVGEIVLVDKDVFDITNQNRQIYSEAVGADKVGEFATRYKNVRGIKAVVDVAFLESIRLSEFDVIIDAIDDVPAKIALALRTPKDRLISSMGGAKRLDATAVKVASVWKTHSDPFARKIRSELKRAGFGGDYPVVFSTELPNCVGLGSFMGVTAVFGLNLASLAVRKILGLV; from the coding sequence TTGAAAAACGAAACAGATCGCTACACAAGAGTGCGGTGGCTTTTGGGCGATGAGTGGGAGCGGCTGCAAAATGCTCGCGTGCTGGTGCTAGGCGCTGGGGGCGTGGGCGGTGTGTGCGCAGACGCTCTAGCTCGCAGCGGAGTGGGTGAGATAGTGCTGGTGGATAAGGATGTATTTGATATTACTAATCAAAACAGGCAAATTTATAGCGAGGCTGTGGGGGCGGATAAGGTGGGCGAATTTGCCACCAGGTATAAGAATGTCCGTGGCATAAAGGCGGTCGTTGACGTGGCGTTTTTAGAGAGCATTAGGCTTAGTGAATTTGACGTGATAATCGACGCAATCGATGATGTCCCAGCCAAAATCGCCCTAGCCCTGCGGACGCCAAAGGACAGGCTCATTAGCTCTATGGGTGGTGCAAAGCGGCTCGATGCGACGGCGGTAAAAGTGGCTAGCGTGTGGAAGACGCACTCAGATCCCTTTGCCAGAAAGATTAGAAGCGAGCTAAAGCGGGCTGGATTTGGCGGGGATTACCCAGTGGTTTTTAGCACGGAGCTGCCAAACTGCGTGGGGCTTGGTAGCTTTATGGGCGTGACGGCTGTTTTTGGGTTAAATTTAGCTAGCTTAGCGGTAAGGAAAATTTTAGGATTGGTTTAG
- the thrS gene encoding threonine--tRNA ligase encodes MSDIIAYKIGNEIIDTQSIDARADKASATPIYFDNSDDALEVIRHSCAHLMAEAITALYPDAKFFVGPAIEDGFYYDFRASKENGEKLGEADLDAIEKKMKALAEAKNDIVKSVFSKAEVADKFKDDDLKQEVLKRIPDGEVSIYSQGEFCDICRGPHVPNSKFLRFFKLTRVAGAYLGGDESREMLTRIYGTAYADKESLKEHIRIIEEAKKRDHRKLGSEMRLFTFDEQVGAGLPIWLPAGARLRAKLEKALFKTHRKRRYEPVRGPELLKADAWKTSGHYANYKENMYFTRIDDVEYGIKPMNCVGHIKVYASEIRSYRDLPLKFFEYGMVHRHEKSGVLHGLFRVREFTQDDAHIFCTPAQIKENVIEILGFVDSIMKTFGFSYEMEISTKPAKAIGDDEVWEVATNALKQALDENGFSYGIDEGGGAFYGPKIDIKITDALKRKWQCGTVQVDFNLPERFEISYIDENNEKKRPVMLHRAILGSFERFVGILLEHTAGELPFFIAPTQVAIVPIGEAHQEYAKELASLLSELEIDSEIYNKNETLNKRIRTAEKAKVPLIIVLGDNEVANRKVALRDRTSRSQSELSVDEFLNFTKDKLNEVHF; translated from the coding sequence ATGAGCGATATAATCGCCTATAAAATAGGTAACGAAATAATAGACACTCAATCAATCGACGCACGTGCTGATAAGGCGAGTGCGACACCGATATATTTTGACAACTCAGACGACGCACTAGAGGTCATCCGCCACTCCTGTGCGCACCTTATGGCGGAGGCTATCACGGCACTTTATCCTGATGCTAAATTCTTTGTGGGCCCCGCGATAGAGGACGGATTTTATTACGATTTTAGAGCAAGCAAAGAAAATGGCGAAAAGCTAGGCGAAGCCGATTTGGACGCAATAGAAAAGAAAATGAAAGCCCTAGCAGAAGCTAAAAATGACATAGTAAAAAGCGTTTTTAGCAAAGCAGAAGTGGCGGATAAATTTAAAGATGACGATTTAAAGCAAGAGGTGCTAAAGCGGATACCAGACGGCGAAGTAAGTATCTACTCTCAGGGCGAGTTTTGCGATATTTGCCGTGGGCCGCACGTGCCAAATTCAAAATTCCTACGCTTTTTCAAGCTCACTCGTGTGGCTGGGGCGTATCTGGGCGGCGATGAGAGCCGTGAGATGCTTACACGCATTTATGGCACGGCTTACGCTGATAAGGAGAGCCTAAAAGAGCATATCCGCATAATCGAAGAGGCCAAAAAGCGAGACCACCGCAAGCTAGGCAGTGAAATGCGGCTATTTACCTTTGATGAGCAGGTAGGGGCGGGCTTGCCGATATGGCTACCAGCTGGAGCTAGGCTAAGAGCGAAGCTAGAAAAGGCGCTTTTTAAAACCCACCGCAAGCGTCGCTACGAACCAGTGCGTGGGCCAGAGCTGCTTAAAGCGGACGCGTGGAAAACGAGCGGACACTACGCAAACTATAAAGAAAATATGTATTTTACTCGCATTGACGATGTGGAGTATGGCATAAAGCCGATGAACTGCGTGGGGCATATTAAGGTATATGCGAGCGAGATACGCAGCTATCGTGATTTGCCGCTTAAATTTTTCGAGTATGGTATGGTGCATAGACACGAAAAAAGCGGCGTACTACACGGGCTATTTAGGGTGCGTGAATTTACCCAAGACGACGCACACATTTTCTGCACCCCAGCACAGATAAAAGAAAACGTCATTGAAATTTTAGGCTTTGTCGATAGCATAATGAAAACCTTTGGCTTTAGCTATGAGATGGAGATTTCAACCAAGCCAGCCAAGGCAATAGGCGATGATGAAGTCTGGGAAGTAGCGACAAATGCACTAAAGCAAGCGCTCGATGAAAACGGCTTTAGCTACGGCATAGACGAGGGCGGCGGAGCGTTTTATGGCCCTAAAATCGACATTAAAATCACAGATGCCCTAAAGCGAAAGTGGCAGTGTGGCACTGTGCAGGTCGATTTTAACCTACCTGAACGCTTTGAGATAAGCTACATCGACGAAAATAATGAGAAAAAACGCCCCGTAATGCTGCACCGCGCGATACTGGGTAGCTTTGAGCGCTTTGTGGGGATACTGCTTGAGCATACGGCTGGGGAGTTGCCATTTTTCATAGCCCCTACGCAAGTAGCCATCGTGCCTATCGGAGAAGCGCACCAGGAGTATGCAAAGGAGCTGGCCTCTCTTTTAAGCGAGCTTGAAATAGATAGCGAAATATACAATAAAAACGAAACATTAAATAAACGAATTCGAACGGCAGAAAAGGCAAAAGTGCCACTAATCATCGTCCTAGGCGATAATGAGGTGGCTAACCGCAAGGTCGCTCTGCGTGATCGCACATCTCGCAGCCAAAGCGAACTAAGCGTAGATGAGTTTTTAAATTTCACAAAGGACAAACTAAATGAGGTGCATTTTTGA